One Capsicum annuum cultivar UCD-10X-F1 chromosome 2, UCD10Xv1.1, whole genome shotgun sequence genomic window carries:
- the LOC107858469 gene encoding protein PHLOEM PROTEIN 2-LIKE A9 codes for MDSNSHYEGTHKVYPADHGFTIYPAALNIIWGKDGRYWKLPKEELDQAELVQVSWLEVTGWCDKVKLNTTYEVEFELKLTPDAFGFNELPLYFMVKWGSKNKWKKIYLTKEAIDESTGTYCVPNNLTIDTAVSESESKLCFGLYEVWSGKWKGGLIIKKVHIREKK; via the exons ATGGATTCAAACTCACACTACGAAGGAACTCATAAAGTTTATCCGGCAGATCATGGG TTCACAATTTATCCTGCAGCCCTTAATATCATTTGGGGAAAGGATGGACGATACTGGAAATTACCAAAAGA GGAATTAGACCAAGCAGAACTTGTACAAGTAAGTTGGCTAGAGGTAACAGGGTGGTGTGACAAAGTAAAGCTAAACACAACATATGAAGTTGAGTTCGAGCTGAAATTGACACCAGATGCATTTGGCTTTAACGAGTTACCCCTCTATTTTATGGTCAAATGGGGATCAAAAAACAAATGGAAGAAAATTTATTTGACAAAAGAGGCCATTGATGAATCAACTGGAACATATTGCGTACCAAACAATCTTACCATTGATACAGCTGTTTCTGAATCTGAAAGCAAGCTTTGTTTTGGGCTCTATGAAGTTTGGAGTGGAAAATGGAAAGGAGGATTGATAATAAAAAAGGTACACATCCGGGAGAAGAAGTAA